ATGTCCAGGCCCACGTGGAGCTCGCTATTGGCCCAGCTGGAGAAGACACCACCCAGATCGCGCTTGATCGCCACGCTGATCGACCCCACGCTGCTCGTGCTCGGCGGGCGGCAGATGGAGTAACTGCGACGCAGCTCGTGACCGTCAATGGTGGCGCGCAGGGCAAGATGCTGACCCGGCGCGTAGTCGAAGTCTCCGCGCAGCGTCTCCGGAACGGCGAAAGTTACCTCCACGCTGTCCGCGGTGAGCTGGCGCACGTCGGACACCGTGAGCGTATGAAAACGCGCGCGGTGCTTGGTGGAACCGAGGTTCGTTGCAGTCATGGTCACAGCACCTTGAAATAGTCGAAGGGTTCGAGGCAGGCCTTGCACTCATAGAGCGACTTGCACGAGGTCGAACCGAAGTGGGCGAGTTCACGGGTGTTCAGGGAGTTGCAACGCGGACACTTCACGGCCAGCTGCAGACGCACAGGTCCAGCCGGCCCCGAGGGTCGAGCGGCCGCGTGACCGGTGGGGGCTGCGATGCCGTACTCAATGAGCTTGCGTTTGCCCTCCTCGCTCATCCAGTCCGTGGTCCAGGCCGGGCTGAGTACGAGCCGTACCGTGACGGCCACGTAACCCGCAGCGGTGAGTGCGTCGCGAACGTCGTCGCGCATGGCGTCGAGGGCGGGGCATCCGCTGTAGGTGGGGGTCAGCGCCACGTCAACGCCGGTGGGCGTCACGGTCACCGAGCGCAGCACGCCGAGGTCTTCGATGGTGAGCACCGGAATCTCGGGGTCAACGACCGTGGCGGCCACCAGCCAAGCACGCAGGGATTCGGCGTCGACGGGTCGAGGTCGAGCCAGCTGCGCGAGGGACGGTGAGGTCACCATGTCGCTCCGGGGTGAGCGCGGGCAAGCACCTGCATCTCGGCGAGCAGAAGTCCGAGGTGCTCGGAGTGGATGCCGCGACGCCCGCCACCCGAGGCGATGAAGCCACGGGGTTCGTCCAGCTCGGCCTCCGCGAACACCGGGGCAATCGCGCCCTCGAAGACGGCGCGCAGCGTTGACGGGCGCA
This sequence is a window from Cryobacterium sp. CG_9.6. Protein-coding genes within it:
- the paaD gene encoding 1,2-phenylacetyl-CoA epoxidase subunit PaaD, which encodes MVTSPSLAQLARPRPVDAESLRAWLVAATVVDPEIPVLTIEDLGVLRSVTVTPTGVDVALTPTYSGCPALDAMRDDVRDALTAAGYVAVTVRLVLSPAWTTDWMSEEGKRKLIEYGIAAPTGHAAARPSGPAGPVRLQLAVKCPRCNSLNTRELAHFGSTSCKSLYECKACLEPFDYFKVL